A DNA window from Armatimonadota bacterium contains the following coding sequences:
- the hypB gene encoding hydrogenase nickel incorporation protein HypB: protein MPEPPTRLIEVTEALLGKNEDIAARNRALFGKRGMLVLNVLSSPGSGKTTLIHRAIAELSPELALGVIVGDLATDNDAKRLREAGGPVIQITTGTVCHLEAEMVARAANDMGLDGLDILVIENVGNLVCPSAYDLGEDIRIVLLATTEGEDKPLKYPTMFRTADAVILNKSDISEVLGFDREAALAAIRAVSPAAPIFEVSARTGAGMDAFYRYLRDRLAAKRSASAG from the coding sequence ATGCCTGAACCACCCACTCGTCTCATCGAAGTCACGGAAGCCCTTTTGGGCAAGAATGAGGACATCGCCGCCCGCAATCGCGCGCTCTTTGGTAAGCGCGGAATGCTTGTGCTGAACGTCCTGTCTTCGCCCGGGTCCGGTAAAACCACGCTCATCCATCGCGCCATCGCGGAGCTCTCACCGGAACTCGCGCTCGGCGTCATCGTTGGCGACCTGGCGACGGACAACGACGCCAAACGTCTTCGCGAAGCCGGTGGCCCCGTCATCCAGATCACCACCGGGACTGTGTGCCACCTCGAAGCCGAAATGGTCGCCCGCGCCGCGAACGACATGGGACTCGACGGCCTGGACATCCTTGTCATCGAAAACGTCGGCAACCTCGTCTGCCCGTCGGCCTATGACCTGGGGGAAGATATTCGAATCGTTCTCCTCGCCACAACCGAGGGTGAAGACAAGCCCCTCAAATACCCGACAATGTTCCGGACGGCGGACGCTGTGATCCTGAATAAGAGCGACATCTCCGAGGTGCTGGGATTCGACCGCGAGGCGGCCCTGGCGGCCATCAGGGCGGTTTCCCCCGCCGCGCCCATCTTTGAGGTCTCCGCCCGCACCGGGGCAGGCATGGATGCCTTCTATCGCTATCTGAGAGATCGGCTCGCGGCCAAGAGAAGCGCTTCGGCGGGGTGA